AGCTGATTTGCAGTTGTCAGGAACCGACCACATTCAGATGGTTTCAGAGCAGGTCGAAATCACGCTTGTTCCGGCGGATGGCCCTGTCACTGGTAATCTCAAACACCGCGATCTGGCCCGATTCCAATGCCGGTTTGTGTTGAAGAATCTGTCGGATGTGGCGGTGACGGCGCAGGTTGGATTTCCGATTACGGCTGAGGATGGACGAGCCGATACAGAGGGAGATGCCCGTTTCCAAACCGAGCGTATGGAGCGTTACGGCTTTGTTGCCCGCAGTGGTGACGATGTCTATGAACCGGAGTATATTCCCAAGGATAAGGAGAAGCAGTTTAGCCATCTGTTCGCCTGGGAAATGACTTTTCCTCCATCAAGCACAAAGGTGCTGGAAGTTTCCTATTTGACTCATGGCTACAACGGTCTGGGGTCGACCCGTAAGCGTCCCATTGACTGGGAGCTGCAATACAAGAAACCCTACCTTGAATCGCTGGAGTTCGGAATTGCTCAAGTTTATCCTTATGTGACCCGGACGGCAGAGAGTTGGGCTCCCCCGCTGGAGAATGCGGAGTTTATCCTGAACAACGCTGCCTTTGAGCAGTACCTGAAGGAGCGTGGGGCCTTTGATGAAACGGAGCCGGACAAGGCATTATCCGAGCCGCAAAAGACTCAATCCGATTTGTTCCGTGATGGTCAGTTTTACCGTGCGATTACGGCTGGAGACTGGAAACCTTCGTCCGATGGGCAGTCCCTCGTTTGGCGAGAATCGCCGTTTACTGAGCCCGAGGATTTTGCGATCAGCTATATCTTTACGATGTATCCGAAGTCTCCTCAGGGTTTTGAGCGACTTCTGGGGATCATAGAGACTGAGTACGAAAAGACTCGTTCCCAATACCAAAAATCGCTGTCTGATCTTAAGTCTGAGGATGATCCCAAACAAGAGAAACGCCGGGCCTACTTACAGCGAAAACTTGAACAGTACTACGCTAAACCTTTTGGCAATGAGGATCGTAAAAACATAGCCGATGCCGTGCTTGAGTTTTACGGCATTCAAACGGACAACGCAGCGTTAGCTGAGTTTCTCGCCCATCAAAGTTGGTATCCCGTTAAAAATCCCCCAGTACTTAGCCCGGACCTGGAGTCTGCTCTCATGGCGTGGCATCGTATCGAATAGAAGAGGTTCGAGCCCTTTGTGCATTGATATTTTCAATAAGGGTATCGTTGTAGCGATCGGGAGGTGCCTGGACTGCGGCCTGCTAGGCGGTAATCTTTTTTACCTTTGAGATATTTCTATTCCATCTCGTTGCTGTTTTCTCCGTCTTTCAGTGGAGCTGGGTGCGCTGCAACTCTTTTGACCGGGCGTACTGACTATGCGAAATTGCCCGCCTACCCACGTCAACCGCGCCCGCTTATCCCTGATTATGGGTCTGCTCAAGCTCGCCGCGGATATCTAGGAGGAAATCATCTTCCTTCCCAAGACGGTCAAGGGCCGAGACCCCATCAGCATCCGGGCGTTGTTCAAGTTGCCACGCTGGAGGACTGGCGGGCACAGCGGAAGCAACGGAGGAAAATTATCGAAGAAAGCTAAACGAGCAATAGACCTATTTCAGGATCAGATTAATTGTTCAATTGCCAACTCAGTCTGAACGGCAGTTCTGACCTCTTCGTATATTCGGACATCAGCTTCAAGAGCTTCAAATGAAACCACCAGTGAGAATCGGGCCTTCGCTTCTTCATTACCGCGATCCCATCCTTTGTGGCCACGAACGATGATGCCAAAAGTATCCGGCAGTTCGTTACTGCGAGCAACGGTCCAGTCTTTTTGCACTGTCCCGTTTTTGCGATGACCACCTCGAATCACGCCGTGATTATCTTGTCTGGCCAACATCCAACTGAAGGAATTACCTCTGATAGTGGGGTCATCGCTGAAGTCTTTAATTGCTCGATTCTTGAAATCGTGGAAATCCTCCCCCGAGTTACTGGTATGCCAATCTAGCCAAACCCCGAGATAGCCTCGTCGCGATTTACGTGTTCTCCTAGGCTCTGCAACATACGAGAGTGTTACATCGATTCGAACCGGAAAATCTGCTCCGGGAGCTCGAATTGCATCTGGAATCGGAACACCAAAAATCAATCCTTCTCCGGCCCTGATTTCATACTCTTCGTCTGGAATGAGGCAAACGCGCGTAGGAGCATTCTCAGTTGCCCTTTCTAAATTGGGCACACCGTATCCGAGAGTCTTTAAGGCAAAACATTGTTGTGTTGGGTCGGCACGCTCAGCCCAATCGGGCCAGCGTGCTGAGTTTACAATCAACGCTCGATACAGAAGTGGACTTCGATTCTCAAATTGCGTGGCTAAGATGCCTGCGATGTGTGCGACCTTAGGGGCTGAGAACGATGTCCCGACTTGGTCCCGAGCTATTGCAGGACCACCGTCTAAAGTCGAACGTGCCATCTGAGGGCAGACCTCAGAAACAGTGCTCAACGAAGGTGGCACCCCTGTATCGCGAACTAAGTCTCCGCCATATTCAACCACTTCGGGTTTAATGCTATTCCACATTCCAAACCCAGAACGGCTAAAGGCAGAAGGATGTAACGCATCCGAAACAGAGCGTTTGATGCCATTATCATAAAAATCGCTGCTTATCGATCCTACGGTCAATGCTTGAAGGCTTTGAGCAGGATTGGCAATGCGGCTGTTGGGTTCTTCTAGGTAAAATGGATATTCCCGACCGGCAGAAATGTGGTCGATGATTCCGGGATTTGTAGTGCGGCTTCCTCTGTCGTGGATGTTACCTGCTGCTTGAATGAATAAAACGTCCTCATGATAACTCAAATAATCGATGGATGCCGCCCAGGTGCTCATTCGCTGGGTTCGATATGGCATATTTGCAGCAATTGAATGCTGGTAAATTCTGGTTTTTTCCGAATAACGACGAACTATTTCCTGAAGAAGAACTGGAGGATACAAGTTTAGCGGAAGATTGCAGTGACGATCAAGCACACGTGCATTTATAAGCCAAAATGGAGAAACGTGGATGCCTGTGTCTGGAACATTTTGCGGATAAAGGCATGTACTTGCAACCCGAGTCCCATGGCCTCCCTCTACTACGTAGTCGGCAACATCGTCATACGGTTCGCCTGGGATAAAGCAAAAGGAATCAGCAGTAGCAATGGCTGCGGCCAACCATCGGTGGCCCTCTTGTATTCCGCTATCGACAACACAGATTGACGGGGCATCCGAGCTCGGTTGGCTGAGTTCAAAATCGTCACCATCGGATGGGGCGTTGAGCGGTGACGTTAGTGGCTGCTCTACTTCATCAGGAATCGTAATTTCGAAGACATTCGGGTGGTTTTTTATTAGATCCGTGAATCCCTCGCCGCTCATCTGAATCCGCATGGAGAAGCTATCGGGGAATTCAACCAAGCCATCATCAAAAATCCCTTTTATTTCGCCGCCATAGTGCTTGATGAGTTCTTCAAGATCAGCTTCTCGCTGGAGTCTCAAAGTGTCATATGCATCCCAATAATTTCTGACATCACGGGCGTGCTCTTCACGCTTCTTTTGGTTGGTTTCGGGCTTCCACCTTTTGTTTTGTTTGGGCTTGGCCTTCGGCTTCTTGTGAGGAGCAACTTCAATGGAGACATCTAAGGTAAAGGGGGCGTCCTTGCG
This genomic interval from Ruficoccus sp. ZRK36 contains the following:
- a CDS encoding S8 family peptidase, with product MANTDFPHLPLIHKFRGNAKLEGGGEKPDRVKENEERRAEHGAYLADRFSSFSESARNRKEERKTAGLPEISGGDAFLLQIPDEDDDVLEWLSQTLNLEFVAEYDEGFVIVATEDVNLQTVQERLKQFIKEEHGGGKMASILEVYPEVDDPRRIERLLDEKLRDYWPFRKDAPFTLDVSIEVAPHKKPKAKPKQNKRWKPETNQKKREEHARDVRNYWDAYDTLRLQREADLEELIKHYGGEIKGIFDDGLVEFPDSFSMRIQMSGEGFTDLIKNHPNVFEITIPDEVEQPLTSPLNAPSDGDDFELSQPSSDAPSICVVDSGIQEGHRWLAAAIATADSFCFIPGEPYDDVADYVVEGGHGTRVASTCLYPQNVPDTGIHVSPFWLINARVLDRHCNLPLNLYPPVLLQEIVRRYSEKTRIYQHSIAANMPYRTQRMSTWAASIDYLSYHEDVLFIQAAGNIHDRGSRTTNPGIIDHISAGREYPFYLEEPNSRIANPAQSLQALTVGSISSDFYDNGIKRSVSDALHPSAFSRSGFGMWNSIKPEVVEYGGDLVRDTGVPPSLSTVSEVCPQMARSTLDGGPAIARDQVGTSFSAPKVAHIAGILATQFENRSPLLYRALIVNSARWPDWAERADPTQQCFALKTLGYGVPNLERATENAPTRVCLIPDEEYEIRAGEGLIFGVPIPDAIRAPGADFPVRIDVTLSYVAEPRRTRKSRRGYLGVWLDWHTSNSGEDFHDFKNRAIKDFSDDPTIRGNSFSWMLARQDNHGVIRGGHRKNGTVQKDWTVARSNELPDTFGIIVRGHKGWDRGNEEAKARFSLVVSFEALEADVRIYEEVRTAVQTELAIEQLI